Proteins encoded within one genomic window of Chitinophaga parva:
- a CDS encoding glycoside hydrolase family 2 protein, producing MKRYPSLALSILALMYAASSFAQDARLPTPWTDDAMHADVPLSEYPRPQLQRADWLCLNGQWDYKGGKAAPAALNPSKPASFEGAEKIRVPYCPESYLSGIQRPQEINMWYRRTFEIPAAWGHKNVLLHFDAVDHDATIFINGKKAGTHAGGYDAFNINITPFLQDGTNTIVVAAHDPNDGRTPSGKNGPRGDYAFTSGIWQTVWLEPVNPTYISNIKLLPDVDGKRLQVIVNSPGKAKVTAIALNGKEVVSRANAATGEAFYLPIENPVLWSPGEPFLYDLKLTLHNPDGSVADEVTSYFGMRDIKLGKVNGVVRPLLNGKFVMQLGLLDQGYWPDGVLTAPTEAALKYDIQYTKNAGFNLIRKHMKTEPQRFYYWADKLGLLVWQDMPAIWYQNEDTLKCRTTFRQELKALIDEHYNSPSIITWVPFNENWGAFDVKNITNWVKAYDPSRLVNGNSGFNNNPSYQKAYGDPGNGDYVDTHIYVGPNGASEPDGKRAASLGEFGGVGLFVRGHMWPVENNAYDFQPTKAALTDRYTYLLDCVEQLMRYRGLSVAIYTQTTDVEHEVNGVLTYDRKVEKMEASKVKEVNEAVLKAGDELNKVTQ from the coding sequence ATGAAACGCTACCCCTCGCTCGCCCTCTCAATTCTTGCGCTGATGTACGCGGCCAGCTCCTTTGCACAGGATGCCCGGTTACCAACGCCCTGGACCGACGATGCCATGCATGCGGACGTACCGCTCTCCGAATATCCCCGCCCGCAACTCCAGCGCGCCGACTGGCTGTGTCTCAATGGCCAGTGGGACTACAAAGGCGGTAAGGCCGCGCCAGCCGCACTCAATCCGTCAAAGCCTGCATCCTTTGAAGGCGCGGAAAAGATCCGGGTGCCTTATTGCCCGGAATCATACCTGTCTGGCATACAGCGCCCGCAGGAGATCAATATGTGGTACCGCCGCACTTTTGAGATCCCCGCCGCATGGGGGCATAAGAACGTGCTGCTCCACTTTGACGCGGTGGACCATGACGCCACCATTTTTATAAATGGCAAAAAAGCCGGTACGCATGCCGGTGGCTATGATGCCTTCAACATCAATATCACGCCTTTTTTACAGGATGGCACCAACACCATCGTGGTAGCGGCACACGACCCCAACGACGGCCGCACCCCGTCCGGCAAGAACGGCCCCCGCGGCGACTATGCCTTTACCTCCGGCATCTGGCAAACCGTGTGGCTGGAGCCGGTGAATCCCACCTACATCAGCAACATAAAATTGCTGCCCGATGTAGACGGCAAACGCCTCCAGGTGATCGTCAACAGCCCTGGCAAGGCTAAGGTGACTGCCATAGCCCTTAATGGCAAAGAAGTGGTTTCCCGGGCAAATGCCGCCACCGGTGAGGCATTCTACCTGCCCATTGAAAACCCGGTGTTATGGTCGCCCGGTGAGCCTTTCCTCTACGACCTCAAACTCACCCTGCACAACCCGGACGGCAGTGTGGCCGATGAAGTGACCAGCTACTTCGGCATGCGGGATATTAAGCTGGGCAAAGTAAACGGCGTGGTACGCCCCCTGCTCAACGGTAAATTCGTAATGCAACTGGGCCTCCTGGACCAGGGCTACTGGCCGGACGGTGTGCTCACCGCCCCCACGGAAGCCGCGCTTAAATATGATATCCAGTACACCAAGAACGCCGGTTTTAACCTGATCCGGAAGCACATGAAAACGGAGCCGCAACGTTTCTACTACTGGGCAGATAAACTGGGCCTGCTGGTATGGCAGGATATGCCTGCAATCTGGTACCAAAATGAAGACACGCTGAAATGCCGTACCACCTTCCGCCAGGAATTAAAGGCACTCATTGACGAACACTACAATTCCCCCTCCATCATTACCTGGGTACCTTTCAACGAGAACTGGGGCGCCTTTGACGTAAAGAACATCACCAACTGGGTGAAAGCCTATGACCCATCCCGGCTGGTGAATGGCAATTCGGGATTTAACAACAATCCTTCCTACCAGAAAGCCTATGGCGATCCTGGTAACGGCGATTACGTGGACACCCACATTTACGTGGGTCCAAACGGCGCATCGGAGCCCGATGGAAAGCGCGCAGCCTCCCTGGGCGAGTTTGGCGGCGTAGGCTTGTTTGTACGCGGCCATATGTGGCCGGTGGAGAACAATGCGTATGATTTTCAGCCTACAAAAGCAGCGCTCACAGACCGGTATACTTATTTGCTGGATTGTGTGGAACAGTTGATGCGTTACCGCGGATTGAGCGTAGCCATCTACACGCAGACCACGGATGTGGAGCACGAAGTGAACGGGGTATTGACGTATGACAGGAAAGTAGAGAAGATGGAGGCCAGCAAGGTAAAAGAAGTGAACGAGGCGGTGCTAAAAGCAGGAGATGAGCTGAACAAGGTGACGCAATAA
- a CDS encoding RagB/SusD family nutrient uptake outer membrane protein, producing MKKSFYILSCIASLQLAMVSCKKEALQLSNPNQITTETYWKSESDVLSSLAATYSLLRDVNGGFWGVRGIELANGRGDDFFIRNDVADLYRLSTFTNTPDSGPLNDLWNDCYRAVFRSNQILENIDKVPGLSDDAKHAYIAEAKFLRGLNYFILVINFGDAPIILKTPQSKDDYFVAKSPEADVWKQVKQDFTDAATGLPVSYTAQWVGRATKGAALGFLGKSQLYTKDWAAAETTLKQLTTAPFTYQLMTNYGDNFVATKENNQESVFEIQLGDVGGTNPWSGENAGQALGVTTAQEFAPSEVAGWFEVSFTDKLFNEFKKEKTTANDFDPRMYATMVWNYPGATFYNKPFSSFTLSFGFSSLIKKYQNYNQDGEITGASGASDYTSSNNERALRYADVLLMIAEAETMQGNTAAAYPYVQQIRARAQLAALPGGYSQDQLMAEIRHQRMLEFARENQRFYDLKRWGLLTQEIGNSDKVGKQYFQSPKYDYFPVPQPEINANTKMEQNVNW from the coding sequence ATGAAAAAGAGCTTTTATATACTGAGTTGTATTGCCAGCCTGCAGCTGGCAATGGTGAGCTGTAAGAAGGAGGCACTGCAATTATCCAATCCTAACCAGATCACCACGGAGACTTACTGGAAGTCCGAAAGTGATGTGTTAAGTTCACTGGCAGCCACCTATTCCCTGCTGCGGGATGTAAACGGTGGTTTCTGGGGCGTGAGAGGGATTGAACTGGCCAACGGCCGCGGCGATGATTTCTTTATCCGCAACGACGTGGCCGACCTGTACCGTTTGTCAACCTTTACCAATACCCCCGACAGTGGCCCTTTGAACGACCTGTGGAATGACTGCTACCGCGCTGTTTTCCGTTCCAACCAGATCCTGGAGAACATAGACAAAGTACCCGGCCTGAGTGATGATGCAAAACATGCCTATATCGCGGAAGCCAAATTTTTACGGGGCCTGAATTATTTCATCCTGGTGATCAATTTCGGAGATGCTCCCATCATCTTAAAAACACCGCAAAGCAAGGACGACTATTTTGTAGCCAAATCGCCAGAGGCGGATGTCTGGAAACAGGTGAAACAGGATTTTACGGATGCCGCCACAGGCCTGCCGGTTAGCTATACTGCACAATGGGTGGGCCGTGCCACGAAAGGCGCAGCCCTCGGCTTCCTGGGCAAATCACAGTTGTACACGAAAGACTGGGCAGCCGCAGAAACAACACTGAAACAGTTGACCACGGCTCCTTTCACGTATCAACTGATGACCAATTATGGCGACAATTTCGTGGCTACCAAGGAAAACAACCAGGAGTCTGTTTTCGAGATCCAGCTGGGCGACGTGGGCGGCACCAACCCCTGGTCCGGCGAGAACGCAGGCCAGGCCCTGGGTGTAACGACCGCGCAGGAGTTTGCACCGTCTGAAGTGGCCGGCTGGTTTGAAGTGAGCTTTACAGATAAACTGTTCAATGAGTTTAAAAAAGAAAAAACAACGGCCAATGATTTTGACCCGAGAATGTATGCCACTATGGTGTGGAACTATCCCGGCGCCACCTTCTACAATAAACCGTTCAGTAGTTTCACATTGAGTTTTGGTTTCAGTAGCCTCATCAAAAAATACCAGAACTATAACCAGGACGGCGAAATTACCGGCGCCAGTGGCGCTTCTGACTATACCTCCAGCAACAATGAACGGGCGCTGCGCTATGCGGATGTATTGCTGATGATTGCCGAAGCGGAAACCATGCAGGGCAATACCGCTGCGGCCTATCCGTATGTGCAGCAGATCAGGGCCCGCGCGCAACTGGCTGCATTGCCGGGCGGGTACTCCCAGGACCAGTTGATGGCCGAGATCCGCCACCAGCGGATGCTGGAATTTGCCAGGGAAAACCAGCGCTTCTATGATCTGAAACGCTGGGGACTGCTAACCCAGGAAATAGGGAACAGCGACAAAGTGGGAAAACAGTATTTCCAATCCCCGAAGTATGATTATTTCCCGGTTCCACAGCCGGAGATCAATGCCAACACAAAGATGGAGCAGAATGTAAACTGGTAG
- the polA gene encoding DNA polymerase I yields the protein MQKKLFLLDAMALIYRAYYALIRNPRLTSKGRNTNAQFGFTTTLLDLINKENPTHMAVAFDTLAPTERHSSFADYKANREEAPEDLLAALPDIKRIIEGFNIPVVEVDGYEADDVIGTLAWQAGDAGYEVFMVTPDKDYGQLVRANVKIWKPPYQGGKEEILGPEEVCAKWQIKDVHQVIDILGLMGDAVDNIPGIAGVGEKTAMKLLAEYHSLENVLDNADKIGGKMGEKIKAGRENALLSKQLATIITDVPVTFHEEDFSLKGPDKEKLSVVFNELEFKTLGKRIFGETAETPVKGRVQQTDLFGQVVENTPAEAPLPVVEEPVVDVYRAERNINNTPHNYQLAQTQAELHALLDILMQHPEISFDTETTGTDANAADIVGMSFSVKSGEGWYVPTPPDREGAINVIKTFVPLFEREDVTFIGQNIKYDLIVLKWYGFSVKGKLFDTMLAHYLIEPEGRRGMDQLSAQYLGYEPVHIEELIGKKGKGQGNMRDVALDKIKDYAAEDADITLQLKEKFAPLLTQRKVEKVFYDIETPLVKVLTDMEYEGVKVDINVLQEYSRELEKEAARAEESVYAQAGVRFNLASPKQLGEVLFEKLQLDPKAKKTRTGQYATGEDVLAKLSNKHQIVEDILVFRELTKLKSTYVDALPLMVNPRTGRVHTSYNQAVAVTGRLSSNNPNLQNIPIRTDRGREIRKAFVPRDPDHVLVSADYSQIELRIIAAISEDAQMISAFQQGLDIHATTAAKVYGVEMDAVTSDMRRNAKSVNFGIIYGVSAFGLSENLGIARSEAKTLIDNYFAQYPAIKQYMEDQISYAQRKGYVETLLGRKRWLKDINSGNAVVRGYAERNAINMPIQGTAADMIKLAMISIHDRFRKEGIRSRMILQVHDELVFDVHRSELDKVKPLILEGMRNAMPLAVPIDAEVGEGENWLQAH from the coding sequence ATGCAAAAGAAACTGTTTTTACTGGATGCCATGGCCCTCATATACCGGGCCTATTATGCGCTGATCCGCAATCCGCGGCTCACCAGCAAGGGGCGCAATACCAATGCGCAATTTGGTTTCACTACTACCCTGCTGGACCTCATCAACAAAGAAAATCCCACCCACATGGCGGTGGCTTTTGATACCCTGGCGCCCACAGAGCGCCACAGCTCTTTTGCCGATTATAAAGCAAACCGTGAAGAAGCGCCGGAGGACCTGCTGGCCGCCCTGCCGGATATAAAACGCATCATTGAAGGCTTTAATATTCCCGTGGTGGAAGTGGATGGCTATGAAGCAGACGACGTGATCGGTACACTGGCCTGGCAGGCGGGCGACGCGGGTTACGAAGTGTTTATGGTAACGCCGGATAAGGACTATGGCCAGCTGGTACGCGCCAACGTGAAGATCTGGAAACCACCCTACCAGGGCGGCAAGGAGGAGATCTTGGGCCCTGAAGAAGTATGTGCCAAATGGCAGATCAAAGACGTACACCAGGTAATCGACATCCTGGGCCTCATGGGCGATGCCGTGGATAACATTCCCGGGATAGCCGGTGTGGGTGAAAAGACCGCCATGAAGCTGCTGGCGGAATATCACAGCCTGGAAAACGTGCTGGATAATGCGGATAAGATAGGTGGCAAAATGGGTGAGAAGATCAAGGCCGGCCGTGAAAACGCGCTCCTATCCAAACAACTGGCCACCATCATCACCGATGTGCCGGTGACCTTCCACGAAGAAGATTTTTCACTGAAAGGCCCGGATAAAGAAAAACTCTCCGTTGTTTTTAATGAGCTGGAATTTAAAACCCTGGGTAAACGCATCTTCGGCGAAACTGCTGAAACGCCCGTGAAAGGCCGCGTACAGCAGACAGACCTCTTTGGCCAGGTAGTGGAAAACACACCTGCGGAAGCGCCCCTGCCGGTGGTGGAAGAACCGGTGGTGGATGTATACCGGGCAGAAAGAAATATCAATAATACCCCTCACAACTACCAGCTGGCACAAACGCAGGCCGAATTGCATGCCTTGCTGGACATACTGATGCAGCACCCCGAGATCAGCTTTGATACGGAGACCACCGGAACGGATGCCAACGCGGCAGACATTGTAGGCATGAGCTTTTCCGTGAAAAGCGGGGAAGGCTGGTACGTGCCCACACCGCCGGACCGGGAAGGGGCGATCAACGTGATCAAAACATTTGTGCCCCTGTTTGAACGGGAGGATGTGACCTTCATTGGCCAGAACATCAAGTACGACCTGATCGTGCTGAAATGGTATGGCTTTTCCGTGAAAGGTAAATTGTTTGATACGATGCTGGCCCACTACCTCATAGAGCCGGAAGGCCGCCGCGGTATGGACCAGCTGAGCGCCCAGTACCTGGGGTATGAGCCGGTGCATATTGAAGAACTGATCGGTAAGAAAGGCAAAGGCCAGGGCAACATGCGTGATGTGGCCCTGGACAAGATCAAGGACTACGCCGCGGAAGATGCGGACATTACCCTGCAGCTGAAGGAAAAATTTGCCCCCCTGCTGACCCAGCGCAAGGTGGAAAAAGTGTTTTACGACATAGAAACCCCGCTGGTAAAAGTGCTCACGGATATGGAGTACGAAGGCGTAAAAGTGGACATTAACGTATTGCAGGAATATTCCAGGGAGCTGGAAAAAGAAGCGGCCCGCGCGGAAGAAAGCGTATATGCGCAGGCGGGCGTGCGCTTTAACCTGGCATCGCCCAAGCAACTGGGAGAGGTTTTGTTTGAAAAACTGCAGCTGGACCCCAAAGCCAAGAAAACCCGTACCGGCCAGTATGCCACCGGGGAAGATGTGCTGGCCAAGCTATCCAACAAACACCAGATCGTGGAAGATATCCTGGTGTTCCGGGAGCTGACCAAGCTGAAATCTACCTACGTAGATGCGTTACCGTTAATGGTGAACCCGCGCACCGGCCGCGTGCATACTTCCTATAACCAGGCGGTAGCGGTTACCGGCCGTTTGAGCTCCAACAATCCCAACCTCCAGAATATTCCCATCCGTACAGACCGCGGCCGCGAGATCCGCAAGGCCTTTGTGCCCCGCGACCCGGACCACGTGCTGGTTTCAGCGGATTACTCGCAAATAGAGCTGCGCATCATTGCTGCCATCAGTGAAGATGCACAGATGATCTCCGCCTTCCAGCAGGGGCTGGATATCCATGCCACCACCGCCGCCAAAGTGTATGGGGTGGAGATGGATGCCGTGACATCCGACATGCGCCGCAATGCCAAGAGTGTGAACTTCGGGATCATTTACGGGGTAAGCGCCTTTGGCCTGTCTGAGAACCTGGGCATTGCCCGCAGTGAAGCAAAGACCCTTATTGACAACTATTTTGCACAATACCCGGCTATTAAGCAGTACATGGAAGACCAGATCAGCTACGCACAGCGGAAAGGCTATGTGGAAACACTGCTGGGCCGCAAGCGCTGGCTGAAAGACATCAACTCCGGCAATGCCGTGGTAAGAGGGTATGCCGAGCGCAACGCCATCAACATGCCCATACAGGGCACAGCTGCAGATATGATCAAGCTGGCCATGATCTCCATTCACGACCGCTTTAGAAAGGAAGGAATCCGTTCCCGTATGATCCTGCAGGTGCATGACGAGTTAGTGTTTGACGTACACCGCTCTGAACTGGATAAGGTAAAGCCGCTCATCCTGGAAGGTATGCGCAACGCCATGCCCCTGGCTGTTCCCATAGATGCAGAGGTAGGTGAAGGGGAGAACTGGTTGCAAGCGCACTAA
- a CDS encoding GNAT family N-acetyltransferase yields the protein MQTSRLKLIFCKLEYFEALLQGSHQLADLLKINIPEHWTQYPELVLVAYDKLRNHPELNGWFFYLVIHKEDRTLMGTGGFKSLPDANGVVEVGYEIHEDYREQGYGTELLQALIDYAFAHPQVTEVIAHTLDEYNAAVKVLQNCGLTFVGSKPAADEKDPLWRWSLTREVYARKLMALTEKVLS from the coding sequence ATGCAAACCTCAAGACTGAAACTGATATTCTGTAAGCTGGAATATTTTGAGGCTTTATTGCAGGGTTCCCATCAACTGGCAGACCTGCTGAAGATCAATATTCCCGAGCACTGGACCCAATACCCGGAATTGGTGCTGGTAGCTTACGACAAACTGCGCAACCATCCCGAGCTTAACGGCTGGTTTTTTTACCTGGTCATTCATAAAGAAGACCGCACCCTCATGGGCACCGGTGGCTTTAAGTCGCTCCCCGATGCCAATGGCGTGGTGGAGGTAGGCTATGAGATCCATGAAGATTACCGGGAGCAGGGCTATGGCACAGAGTTGCTGCAGGCCCTCATTGATTATGCATTTGCCCATCCGCAGGTAACGGAAGTAATTGCCCACACGCTGGACGAGTATAATGCGGCCGTGAAGGTATTGCAGAACTGCGGCCTCACCTTTGTCGGCAGTAAGCCTGCGGCGGATGAAAAAGACCCGTTGTGGCGCTGGTCGCTCACCCGGGAAGTGTATGCGCGCAAATTGATGGCGCTCACTGAAAAAGTGCTCAGCTAA
- a CDS encoding arsenate reductase family protein translates to MNKCYHLSSCSTCKKILDEAGLAAKGFTLQNIKEEKITPQQLEEMYKLAGSYEALFSRRSMKYRPMGLHEKQLTEEDYKNLILEEYSFLKRPVTIVGKKIFIGNTKEAVTGLVNATK, encoded by the coding sequence ATGAATAAATGTTATCATCTCTCCAGTTGCAGCACCTGTAAGAAAATTCTGGATGAAGCGGGACTGGCGGCCAAAGGCTTTACCCTGCAAAATATCAAGGAAGAGAAGATCACACCACAGCAGCTGGAAGAAATGTACAAACTGGCCGGAAGCTATGAAGCGCTCTTCAGCCGCAGGTCTATGAAATACCGTCCCATGGGCCTTCACGAAAAACAACTCACGGAAGAAGACTATAAAAATCTCATCCTGGAAGAATATTCCTTCCTGAAGCGCCCTGTGACCATCGTAGGAAAAAAGATCTTTATCGGCAATACGAAAGAAGCCGTAACAGGATTGGTGAATGCGACCAAATAG
- a CDS encoding helix-turn-helix domain-containing protein, translating into MPEHTSLEDFYLRNAAPLPEGIAQDIGHFNVFEAEKLFDKTTGRRTMPYSRRAYYKIAWLRGKSRAEYADKVVDIDQNALLFATPRIPYHWIPADANQTGMFCIFTPEFLLPRKSGVLLEELPIYQPGQLPIFQLDETARAEVEYIFRKMQRELASDYKFKYDLLRNLLLELIHYGQKLQPLSALTTSQNASQRISSLFVELLERQFPLESPQQRLGLRTPKEYADRLAVHVNHLNKVLKEVTGRTTSELISRRVIEEAKVLLKQTNWSIADIAYSLGFDEVAHFSNYFKKQTAQAPLNFRG; encoded by the coding sequence ATGCCCGAGCATACATCACTGGAAGACTTTTACCTGCGCAATGCGGCTCCTTTACCGGAAGGCATTGCGCAGGATATTGGCCACTTCAATGTATTTGAGGCGGAAAAACTGTTTGACAAAACCACCGGCCGCCGCACCATGCCTTACAGCCGGCGGGCTTATTACAAAATAGCCTGGCTGCGCGGGAAAAGCCGCGCGGAATATGCAGACAAAGTAGTGGATATTGATCAAAACGCATTGCTCTTTGCCACACCCAGGATCCCCTACCACTGGATACCTGCGGATGCTAACCAAACGGGCATGTTCTGCATTTTCACGCCTGAATTCCTCCTTCCGCGCAAATCAGGAGTGCTCCTGGAAGAGCTGCCGATCTACCAGCCCGGCCAGCTTCCCATTTTCCAACTGGACGAAACCGCCCGTGCGGAGGTGGAATACATCTTCCGCAAAATGCAGCGGGAGTTGGCATCCGATTATAAATTCAAGTACGACCTGCTCCGCAATCTCCTGCTGGAGCTTATTCATTACGGGCAAAAACTACAGCCGCTTTCCGCGCTCACTACCTCGCAAAATGCCTCCCAGCGCATCTCTTCCCTGTTTGTGGAGTTATTGGAAAGACAGTTCCCGCTGGAGTCGCCGCAGCAAAGACTGGGATTGCGTACACCCAAAGAATATGCAGACCGCCTGGCCGTGCATGTAAATCATCTCAACAAAGTATTGAAGGAAGTTACCGGCAGGACCACCTCGGAGCTCATCAGCCGCCGCGTAATAGAAGAAGCTAAAGTGTTGCTGAAACAAACCAACTGGAGCATTGCGGATATTGCATATTCGCTGGGTTTTGATGAGGTGGCACATTTCTCGAATTACTTCAAAAAGCAAACTGCACAGGCCCCGCTTAATTTCCGGGGATGA
- a CDS encoding SDR family NAD(P)-dependent oxidoreductase, whose protein sequence is MENTSKIALVTGGSRGLGKDMALRLAQKGIDVIITYNSRAEDAQNVVAQIEEGGRKAAALQLNTGTISSFPAFAEQLTAALKTHFNKTHIDFLVNNAGQGGYSPIADATEAFFDDLLNVHFKGVYFLTQKLLPLMNDGGGIVNISSGLTRVAVPGSSAYASLKSAVETFTRYLAKELGSRGIRANVVAPGAIMTDFGNGHLRSNEDLQKMVSSVTALGRPGVAEDIGGVVAFLCTEDARWVNGQRIEAAGGMML, encoded by the coding sequence ATGGAAAACACCAGCAAAATAGCCCTTGTGACCGGCGGTAGCCGCGGCCTGGGCAAAGACATGGCCCTGCGCCTGGCTCAAAAAGGCATTGACGTGATCATCACCTACAACAGCCGCGCGGAAGATGCGCAAAACGTAGTGGCCCAAATAGAGGAGGGCGGCCGTAAAGCTGCTGCCCTGCAACTCAATACCGGCACCATTTCCAGCTTCCCGGCCTTCGCGGAACAACTTACCGCTGCGCTGAAAACGCACTTCAACAAAACCCACATTGATTTCCTGGTGAACAACGCGGGCCAGGGTGGCTACAGCCCCATCGCCGATGCTACCGAAGCCTTCTTTGATGACCTGCTCAACGTGCACTTCAAAGGCGTATACTTCCTCACCCAAAAGCTGTTGCCGCTTATGAATGATGGCGGCGGTATTGTGAACATCTCTTCCGGCCTTACCCGCGTAGCGGTACCCGGTTCATCTGCCTACGCATCCCTGAAAAGCGCCGTGGAAACCTTCACCCGCTACCTGGCCAAAGAGCTGGGCTCCCGTGGCATCCGTGCAAACGTAGTAGCCCCCGGCGCCATCATGACGGACTTTGGCAACGGCCACCTGCGCAGCAATGAAGACCTGCAGAAAATGGTCAGCAGCGTTACCGCCCTGGGGCGCCCTGGCGTGGCCGAAGATATAGGCGGCGTTGTAGCCTTCCTCTGCACGGAAGATGCCCGGTGGGTGAATGGGCAACGCATTGAAGCGGCCGGCGGCATGATGTTGTAA